One genomic window of Medicago truncatula cultivar Jemalong A17 chromosome 1, MtrunA17r5.0-ANR, whole genome shotgun sequence includes the following:
- the LOC120580533 gene encoding transcription factor IIIA, translating into MPRSRSIQNERPFVCSLENCKASYRRKDHLNRHLLQHQGKTFKCPIENCKSGFSLQSNLKRHVEEMHDENSTPPCSGENQKQFVCPEIGCGKVFRYASQLQKHEDSHVRLETIEVVCLEPGCMKFFTNSECLKAHVKSCHQYVTCDTCGTKQLKKNMKRHLRTHEASNSSEAFKCEFEGCDSTFSTKSNLHKHEKAVHFQVKPFVCGFPNCGMRFAYKHVRDNHEKTAKHAFALGDFEEADEEFRSRPRGGAKRKCPPTVEMLVRKRVAPPSQLENLLFVQDCR; encoded by the exons ATGCCTCGGTCACGCTCAATTCAAAACGAG AGGCCATTTGTATGTAGCCTTGAAAATTGTAAGGCGAGCTACAGAAGAAAGGATCATCTGAATCGTCACCTTCTACAACATCAAGGGAAAACTTTTAAATGTCCTATTGAGAATTGCAAAAGTGGCTTCTCATTGCAAAGCAATTTGAAAAGACATGTTGAAGAGATGCATGATGAGAATTCTACCCCTCCTTGTAGTGGTGAAAATCAGAAGCAGTTTGTATGTCCTGAAATTGGCTGTGGTAAGGTTTTCAGATATGCATCACAACTACAGAAGCATGAAGATTCTCATG TTAGGCTTGAAACAATTGAAGTGGTGTGCTTAGAGCCCGGTTGCATGAAATTTTTCACCAATTCCGAGTGCCTTAAAGCTCATGTTAAATCCTGCCATCAATATGTGACCTGTGACACTTGTGGGACTAAGcaactgaagaagaacatgaagAGGCATCTCCGCACACACGAAGCCAGCAATTCATCCGAAGCATTTAAATGTGAATTTGAGGGTTGTGACAGCACGTTCTCAACT AAATCTAATCTTCATAAGCATGAGAAGGCTGTACACTTTCAAGTAAAGCCGTTTGTGTGTGGATTTCCTAATTGTGGAATGAGATTTGCTTACAAACACGTGAGAGATAATCATGAAAAGACTGCAAAACATGCTTTTGCCCTT GGTGATTTTGAAGAAGCTGATGAAGAATTCAGGTCAAGGCCAAGGGGAGGGGCGAAGAGAAAATGTCCTCCCACAGTAGAAATGTTGGTTAGGAAGAGAGTTGCCCCACCTAGTCAATTAGAGAACTTGCTATTTGTGCAGGATTGTCGGTAA